Proteins co-encoded in one Daphnia carinata strain CSIRO-1 chromosome 3, CSIRO_AGI_Dcar_HiC_V3, whole genome shotgun sequence genomic window:
- the LOC130692885 gene encoding insulin-like growth factor-binding protein complex acid labile subunit: MIASGLYLRLLVVNAVMASFFFTAASIELSMSNSVGEAFNCPAEVCRCGLDPRGRVKVVCDRGDLGDPIPIRAMDPLTEVLIITAPDDKPNSLTIGPIFQSLAKLEQLKITNSFVPAIGKHSFWGLRSLRTLDLSLNNISALVESNFRGLITLEDLLLDGNIIDSIPSAAFRHLPALKRLSLARNHLSEFVPRLFYGLHRLEELELSDNPLQELEPEVFRDVRLLRTLRCRRCRLTYINPLLLHLLPDIVTLDLGENGFHYLDKNAFGDLPKLRHLYLDGNHVTVLTGGVLTGHNLTTLSLARNRMMTVDPAAFANVSVTELDLSSNRLQSLDPFVFLPLNQSLRRLKIGANPLQVSHLWSSILSPRVQLNLSELDVADIPIGRDQHFQTDLFSFHHGIKSLNLSGTAFNYLPVEVIRSLPSLRQLDLSYNKLSSLTDLSLGALSSLQGLRRIYLHGNPWYCDACVIGPMLKWLDISPASRHIKDGCRGLKTNAGNLTADYINDDGAQPCPVCQDPPAVAGVELPRLDHVNLPTCNYPPMLIDSQGLPSKPATAAGATLTPMGRFVIFLENPLYLALVCGVAVLLVAAVCAALAIVSRHAASYYTNEGKRNKTGQPVDPAVSDECEGLFPLTARAGHRGRIVKVEKKTTEQRMDTTANESQLLSKNNNGRIKDDTAEQVLPSSARTNGVVAITVTSRGVHCPAYPPVEQHERSLF; this comes from the exons ATGATTGCTTCGGGACTTTACCTGCGGCTGCTTGTCGTCAACGCCGTGATGgccagttttttctttacggcCGCCTCCATCGAGCTATCAATGTCTAACAGCGTTGGCGAAGCGTTCAACTGTCCCGCAGAAGTGTGTCGATGCGGGCTCGACCCCCGCGGCCGTGTGAAAGTCGTGTGTGACAGGGGTGATCTGGGAGACCCCATCCCCATAAGAGCCATGGATCCTCTGACTGAGGTGCTAATTATAACAGCGCCCGACGACAAGCCAAACTCGTTAACGATCGGTCCCATATTCCAg AGTCTAGCGAAATTAGAGCAACTGAAAATTACCAACTCGTTCGTACCGGCCATCGGTAAACATTCGTTCTGGGGCCTTCGATCGCTCAGGACGCTCGATTTATCGCTAAACAATATATCGGCGCTGGTCGAGTCCAATTTTCGGGGCCTCATCACTTTGGAGGATCTCCTTCTGGATGGCAACATCATAGATTCCATTCCTTCGGCGGCATTCCGCCATCTTCCGGCCTTGAAGCGTCTCTCGCTGGCGCGTAACCATCTCTCGGAATTCGTGCCGCGCCTCTTCTACGGGCTTCATCGACTCGAAGAACTCGAGTTGAGTGACAATCCGCTGCAAGAACTGGAACCCGAAGTATTCCGCGACGTCCGCCTCCTGCGCACTTTGCGCTGCCGTCGCTGCCGTTTGACGTACATCAATCCGCTGCTGCTGCACTTGCTCCCCGACATCGTTACGCTCGATTTGGGAGAAAACGGCTTTCATTATCTCGACAAGAATGCGTTCGGAGACCTTCCTAAGCTTCGGCATCTTTATCTGGACGGCAATCACGTGACGGTGCTCACCGGTGGCGTATTAACAG GTCATAACCTCACGACGTTGTCGTTGGCGCGAAATCGCATGATGACGGTAGATCCCGCCGCCTTCGCCAATGTCAGCGTCACCGAACTCGATCTCTCTAGCAACCGTCTCCAGAGCTTGGACCCGTTCGTCTTTTTGCCACTCAATCAGTCCCTCCGCCGGCTTAAAATTGGAGCCAATCCACTTCAGGTCTCCCACCTCTGGTCATCGATTCTCAGTCCGCGTGTGCAACTCAATCTGAGCGAGCTTGACGTTGCAGATATTCCCATCGGCCGCGATCAGCACTTCCAAACGGATCTCTTCTCCTTCCATCATGGAATAAAAAGCCTGAATCTCTCCGGCACCGCTTTTAATTACTTGCCAGTCGAGG TAATACGATCACTACCGTCCCTCCGCCAGTTGGATTTGTCCTACAACAAACTGTCGAGTCTCACGGATCTATCCCTTGGCGCCCTATCATCTCTGCAGGGCTTACGGCGCATCTACTTACACGGCAATCCATG gtATTGCGATGCTTGCGTCATAGGCCCAATGCTCAAATGGTTGGACATTTCGCCGGCCAGTCGTCATATTAAAGACGGTTGCCGAGGACTTAAGACGAACGCCGGTAACTTAACGGCCGACTATATCAACGACGACGGCGCTCAGCCGTGCCCAGTCTGCCAAGATCCGCCGGCCGTGGCCGGAGTTGAATTGCCTCGACTGGACCACGTCAATCTGCCAACTTGTAACTACCCGCCCATGCTAATCGATTCGCAGGGCTTGCCCAGCAAACCAGCCACAGCTGCCGGTGCAACGTTAACGCCAATGGGACGCTTTGTTATCTTCCTGGAAAATCCACTCTATCTGGCACTTGTGTGTGGCGTCGCAGTGCTTTTAGTGGCAGCCGTGTGTGCCGCGTTGGCCATAGTGTCACGTCACGCAGCGTCTTACTACACTAACGAGgggaaacgaaacaaaactgGCCAACCGGTTGACCCGGCAGTGAGTGACGAGTGCGAAGGCCTATTCCCTTTGACTGCACGAGCTGGGCACAGAGGGCGCATTGTCAAAGTAGAAAAGAAGACGACCGAGCAGCGAATGGACACCACTGCGAACGAAAGCCAACTGCTCAGCAAAAATAACAATGGTAGAATAAAAGACGACACGGCTGAACAAGTATTGCCATCGTCAGCAAGGACCAACGGCGTCGTTGCTATCACAGTAACGAGTCGTGGCGTTCACTGTCCGGCATACCCGCCCGTTGAACAGCACGAGCGCTCACTTTTTTGA
- the LOC130692886 gene encoding uncharacterized protein LOC130692886: protein MAAYFVLTIPTAAYEQKLLADRDQNAEGKKASQLAQSVNTKGFLGLASVQESSLLQSRRQDTSLKPTRLLDASGQQGDEPGQSTFASIASALTSTLEELKVNDVVWSISSNDKYHQVSFPSGKNDSEEILQKLRVLGIGSLYDTKLSVLPCSLQYNSQEAFADDKVENTDGEAQSDADTDGEKAAERGLLPKTSKNQFVQSIKSRLAVAQVVEGVRESAVLSFDFIMFVLLAGMLAALGLVENSSVVLVASMLVSPMMGPILAGTFGTVIQDRTLQRLGVKTELIGLALCLSFGFVFGIIYSSIVNWDDGFWLKDEMVARGQLRSLWVGVLIALPSGAGVALSVLGGNVGSLVGVAISASLLPPVVNSGLLWAAALTKYVEFQISGNNSVLAAPSTYSVSYSTNMAEEALLLGGVSLCLTLLNIFCIVMMGIIVLKIKEVAPDKEAPNTRRFWSHDIREVRNYNRTLTGKEAKSLISRIHDDINAKLAEESDAKDDGWRNCVEQIFTDPVYQTIRMKSAYISPQITQMTWHPIQRPSHNLNSPRSIDQSLKHPGIQRFERSVSSPKGVTEQTDSAVKVKLGTVTRERQLFTAYSHRQTPSPTRKITWNFPFQSNDSRQGRFIISRADIPIGSRRSRRSSRKENCTANLYDLHELVP from the exons ATGGCGGCTTATTTCGTTTTGACTATTCCTACGGCGGCCTACGAACAAAAGCTTTTGgccgatcgcgatcaaaatgCTGAAGGCAAAAAAGCGAGTCAACTCGCTCAGAGTGTCAATACCAAAGGGTTTCTCGGCTTGGCATCTGTCCAGGAATCGAGTTTGCTTCAAAGTCGTCGCCAGGATACCAGTTTGAAACCGACACGTCTGTTGGACGCGTCAG GGCAGCAAGGTGACGAGCCCGGCCAATCCACTTTCGCTTCCATAGCTAGC GCTCTTACATCGACCCTCGAAGAGCTCAAGGTTAACGACGTTGTATGGAGCATATCTAGCAATGATAAATATCACCAG GTCAGCTTTCCTTCTGGCAAAAACGACTCCGAAGAAATTTTACAGAAATTACGGGTTTTGGGGATTGGTTCACTTTACGACACCAAATTAAG CGTACTGCCGTGCTCTTTGCAGTACAACAGTCAGGAAGCCTTCGCAGACGACAAAGTTGAAAATACTGATGGAGAGGCCCAATCTGATGCAGACACTGACGG GGAAAAAGCCGCCGAGCGTGGTCTGCTTCCGAAAACTTCGAAGAACCAGTTCGTTCAATCCATCAAGTCACGACTTGCCGTTGCCCAAGTCGTCGAAG GGGTTCGTGAAAGCGCTGTGCTTTCCTTTGACTTTATCATGTTCGTCCTACTTGCTGG GATGTTGGCAGCGTTGGGATTAGTTGAAAATTCATCAGTCGTACTCGTCGCGTCGATGTTGG TGTCCCCTATGATG GGTCCAATTTTAGCGGGAACATTTGGCACTGTGATTCAAGACAGGACGCTTCAG AGGCTGGGTGTTAAAACTGAGTTAATCGGATTAGCGTTGTGCCTGTCTTTCGGATTCGTATTCGGCATCATTTACAGTTCCATTGTCAACTGGGACGATGGTTTTTGGCTCAAAGACGAAATGGTTGCGAG AGGACAGTTACGATCACTGTGGGTTGGAGTACTGATCGCCTTGCCCTCTGGAGCTGGGGTAGCGCTCAGTGTACTGG GAGGCAATGTGGGATCGCTAGTCGGAGTAGCAATATCTGCTTCTTTATTACCACCCGTTGTTAATTCG GGTTTGCTATGGGCAGCTGCATTGACAAAGTATGTTGAATTCCAAATTTCGGGCAATAACAGCGTGTTGGCTGCGCCGTCAACTTACTCGGTGTCTTATTCGACTAACATGGCCGAAGAG GCATTGCTGCTGGGTGGAGTTAGTCTGTGTTTAACTCTTCTGAACATTTTTTGCATAGTAATGATGGGCATTATCGTCCTCAAG ATCAAGGAAGTGGCACCCGACAAAGAGGCACCCAACACAAGGCGATTCTGGAGCCACGACATTAGGGAAGTACGGAATTACAACAGGACGTTGACTGGAAAAGAAGCTAAAAGCTTAATATCTCG GATCCACGATGATATTAACGCTAAATTGGCAGAGGAAAGTGATGCAAAAGACGACGGCTGGCGGAATTGCGTTGAACAAATTTTCACGGATCCTGTTTACCAAACAATTAGAATGAAGAGTGCCTACATTTCTCCTCAG ATCACTCAGATGACATGGCATCCCATCCAGCGACCGTCTCACAATTTAAATAGTCCTCGATCAATCGACCAATCTTTGAAACATCCAGGTATTCAGCGATTTGAAAGGTCTGTCTCATCGCCTAAAGGAGTGACAGAACAAACCGATTCTGCCGTTAAGGTCAAACTGGGAACGGTAACTAGAGAAAGACAACTGTTTACTGCCTATTCGCATCGGCAAACACCTTCACCCACAAG gaaaatcaCGTGGAATTTCCCCTTCCAGTCCAACGACAGTCGCCAAGGCCGATTTATCATCAGTAGGGCTGATATTCCAATTGGCAGTCGTCGCTCGAGACGGTCTAGCCGGAAAGAAAATTGCACTGCCAATTTGTACGATCTTCACGAACTGGTGCCTTAA